In the Ficedula albicollis isolate OC2 chromosome 22, FicAlb1.5, whole genome shotgun sequence genome, one interval contains:
- the C22H8orf4 gene encoding protein C8orf4 homolog, giving the protein MRAQPGSAMATSLSLRVSPSAHGCRFDTALRKKAAANIFESINEAALQKLFRNSGDKKAEERAKIILATDQDMEEKTRALMALKQRRKDKLLQFLTFRKYSIKVR; this is encoded by the coding sequence ATGCGAGCCCAGCCGGGCTCGGCCATGGCCACGTCCCTGTCCCTGCGGGTGAGCCCCTCGGCGCACGGCTGCCGCTTCGACACCGCGCTGCGCAAGAAAGCCGCGGCCAACATCTTCGAGAGCATCAACGAGGCCGCTCTGCAGAAACTCTTCCGAAACTCCGGCGACAAGAAGGCGGAGGAGAGAGCCAAGATCATCCTCGCCACCGACCAGGACATGGAGGAGAAAACGAGAGCGCTGATGGCActaaagcagaggagaaaagacaAGCTGCTCCAGTTTCTGACGTTTCGGAAATACTCCATCAAAGTCCGCTGA